The Cherax quadricarinatus isolate ZL_2023a unplaced genomic scaffold, ASM3850222v1 Contig2557, whole genome shotgun sequence sequence CGTTTtcccatgctctctctctctctctctctctctctctctctctctctctctttcttgtttctcattccttcttttttttcttgCTGTTGTTCTCATCTTCACTACTCTTCCGTACTCCTCCACCTCTTGCCCTTCCTCTTGAAGTTTCCCATTGCATTTTTCCATTTACCTATCGTAACTATCTCCCACTattcctcattctctctctctctctctctctctctctctctctacttacgTTCCTCTCGATAATAGTAATTTCCGTCAGCGCTCTGAAGATAAAGTCATTTAAGGATATTCCGCTGTTCCTTCCGTCTTTGGGGATGTTGTTGTCGTCTTGGAAGTCTCTCTGGTAGCTCTGCGTCGTGTTCTGAACTCTGGTGTCGTGTCCTGTGGCGTTTTTACCGTTGTTGGAGGCCATCTCGCTGTCTTCAGTCACATCTATGTCGTTCTGGGAGGTGATGGTGACGCTCTCGGTGGCGTTTAGGAAGCTGCCGTCAAGTTCGGTGATGTTTCGGGTGTCCCGGACGGCAATGTCGTCGTTTCCGGCGATATTTTGATCATCAGTCGTGGCACTGTGGAGGGGGTCGTCCAGGGCCATCGCCATGCCAGTGACGTTTTCTGTAGTCACCTCGCCGAGAGCCCCACTGCCTGTCGTCATCGAGTTGTAATAGTCGTCCTTGGGGTTCTGGTCGTCCTTGGAGACCTGGTCATCGTTTCTGGTGTCCTGTTCGCCGTCTTTTGAGGCCTGgtcgccatatatatatatatatatatatatatatatatatatatatatatatatatatatatatatatatatatatatatatatatatatatatatatatatatatatatatatatatattaacaagtcggccgtctcccaccgaggcagggtgacccaaaaagaaagaaaatccccaaaaagaaaatactttcatcatcattcaacactttcacctcactcatacataatcactgtttttgcagaggtgctcagaacacaacagtttagaagcatatacgtataaagatacacaacatatccctccaaactgccaatatcccaaacccctcctttaaagtgcaggcattgtacttcccatttccaggactcaagtccggctatataaaaataaccggtttccctgaatcccttcactaaatattaccctgctcacactccaacagctcgtcaggtcccaaataccattcgtctccattcactcctatctaacacgctcacgcatgcttgctggaagtccaagcccctcgcccacaaaacctcctttaccccctccctccaaccttttcggggacgtcccctaccccgccttccttcccctacagatttatacgttctccatgtcattctactttgatccattctctctaaatgaccaaaccacctcaacaacccctcttcagccctctgactaatacttttattaactccacaccttctcctaatttccacactccgaattttctgcataatatttacaccacacattgcccttagacaggacatctccactgcctccaaccgcctcctcgctgcagcatttacaacccaagcttcacacccatataagagtgttggtaccactatactttcatacattcccttctttgcctccatagataatgttttttgtctccacatatacctcaatgcaccactcacctttttttccttcatcagttctattgttaacctcatccttcataaactcatctgctgacacgtcaactcacaAATATcttaaaacattcacttcttccatactcctcctctccaatttgatatccaatttttctttatctaaatcatttgataccctcatcaccttactcttttctatgttcactttcaactttctacctttacacacactcccaaactcgtccactaacctttgcaacttttctttagaatctcccataagcacagtatcatcagcaaaaagtaactgtgtcaattcccattttgtatttgattccccataatttaatcccacccctctcccgaacaccctagcatttacttcttttacaaccccatctataaatatattaaacaaccatggtgacattacacatccctgtctaagacctacttttactgggaagtagtctccctctcttctacaagtaacttactacctattccatatacttgcaacatctgccacattgctcccctatccactatcatatgccttttctaaatccataaatgcaataaaaacttccctacttttatctaaacactgttcacataaatgcttcaatgtaaacacttgatgtacacataccctacccactctaaaacctccttgctcatctgcaatcctacattctgtcttgtctctaattctttcaataatatccctaccatatacttttcctggtatacttagtaaACGTAT is a genomic window containing:
- the LOC138851879 gene encoding uncharacterized protein, with amino-acid sequence MTTGSGALGEVTTENVTGMAMALDDPLHSATTDDQNIAGNDDIAVRDTRNITELDGSFLNATESVTITSQNDIDVTEDSEMASNNGKNATGHDTRVQNTTQSYQRDFQDDNNIPKDGRNSGISLNDFIFRALTEITIIERNEGQTGLESLKALGFWRLFLAVIGAVMLIIILSAILYKVGFFKRQQPPPKGGWEALSQGQMTSNGMQENIAGSVVVC